A portion of the Kiritimatiellia bacterium genome contains these proteins:
- a CDS encoding family 10 glycosylhydrolase, translated as MWIPRNGAPPATVSADGVRFELPFDESSTERLYWDLPGAWSPGGGSLIKLEFSVDSPVAIRSCLIYFESGPGWHVAAVPIQRPGRQRVFLSLRAMESEGRPGSWASVRRIRLSFWRSAPSRAQFVLHELRGTDPLAVVLIGDHSLPTAGERAFAGAAARRVWRWLDTMGLPVAAIPESEFVGDTSARVAILPYNLSLPHRVWEAIRRYARRGGRLIVCYSADPRLAELMGVRLGSYLRLTNGLQWTSLRFAESQRWPFAPEIYQTTAQILPVEPARADAQLIATWCGDGVTARPACVASTNGFWMTCVPNSDDGPAKQWLFAGMVALLAPEAWSWIAPPALEEAGRVDSFRNFQEAVECIRAAAPRNATVASLLDRAARSRVAAVEASARGDWPAFAAALRDGRQALIEAYARTQSPRPGERVGIWDHSGTGWYPGDWDRSCRELRTSGVTDVFPNLLWPAQAHFPNDVVPPSYTLRARGDQAAAVIAAARRHGLRVHLWKVCWNLEGLPETELRRLAAAGALQSRADGEWIPWLNPAIPANADRELAAITNAAARYSFDGIHLDYIRWPSSDADFGPATRRAFEQSVGRPVARWPADVRGDGPRAAEFRRWRAEVISAFVRRVRIELQRIAPAMALSAAVFADPTDCPQTVGQDWPRWLREGWVDFVCPMNYDENLRRFAARCAAHASLPQAAGRIWQGIGASANDSQLLADQVIEQVIEARRSGAAGFVLFEMSPEVREHVLPMLRLGVTAPPP; from the coding sequence GTGTGGATACCCCGCAATGGTGCGCCACCTGCCACGGTTTCAGCCGACGGCGTCCGCTTTGAGCTCCCTTTCGATGAATCGTCCACCGAACGACTGTACTGGGACCTCCCCGGCGCATGGTCGCCCGGCGGAGGTTCGTTGATCAAACTCGAGTTCTCGGTGGACTCGCCGGTCGCGATCCGGTCATGTCTGATTTACTTTGAAAGTGGCCCAGGTTGGCACGTCGCCGCGGTGCCGATCCAGCGGCCGGGCCGCCAGCGCGTCTTTCTGTCGCTTCGGGCAATGGAGTCGGAAGGACGGCCAGGCAGCTGGGCTTCGGTTCGCCGCATTCGACTTTCGTTCTGGCGATCGGCGCCCAGTCGTGCACAGTTTGTACTACACGAGCTGAGGGGAACCGACCCACTCGCCGTGGTGCTCATTGGCGACCACTCGCTGCCCACCGCAGGCGAACGGGCATTTGCGGGCGCGGCCGCCCGGCGCGTGTGGCGCTGGCTCGACACCATGGGCCTGCCCGTTGCCGCTATCCCTGAATCCGAATTCGTCGGCGACACGAGCGCGCGAGTCGCGATCCTGCCGTATAATCTCTCGCTCCCGCATAGGGTCTGGGAGGCGATCCGGCGCTACGCGCGGCGGGGGGGGCGGCTCATCGTGTGTTATTCGGCGGACCCTCGCCTCGCGGAACTGATGGGGGTCCGTCTGGGCAGCTACCTGCGACTCACCAACGGGTTGCAGTGGACTTCCCTTCGCTTCGCTGAATCCCAGCGCTGGCCGTTCGCTCCAGAAATCTATCAGACAACGGCGCAGATTCTTCCGGTCGAGCCCGCGCGCGCCGATGCGCAGCTGATCGCCACATGGTGCGGGGACGGCGTCACCGCTCGCCCGGCCTGTGTCGCTTCCACAAACGGCTTTTGGATGACCTGCGTGCCGAACAGCGATGACGGCCCGGCTAAACAATGGCTGTTTGCCGGCATGGTTGCGCTGCTCGCGCCTGAAGCGTGGTCATGGATCGCGCCGCCTGCACTGGAGGAAGCAGGACGGGTGGACTCGTTCCGCAATTTTCAGGAGGCGGTCGAATGCATCCGTGCCGCAGCGCCCCGCAACGCCACCGTGGCTTCCCTTCTGGATCGCGCCGCACGCAGCCGCGTGGCCGCCGTGGAGGCGAGCGCGAGGGGAGACTGGCCGGCCTTCGCCGCCGCACTCCGCGACGGCCGCCAGGCCCTCATTGAGGCTTACGCGCGAACTCAGTCGCCTCGGCCCGGTGAACGCGTTGGCATCTGGGACCACTCGGGCACCGGGTGGTACCCGGGCGACTGGGATCGCAGCTGCCGGGAACTTCGCACCAGCGGCGTCACCGACGTGTTTCCGAACCTGCTCTGGCCCGCACAGGCACATTTCCCGAACGACGTCGTGCCCCCCTCCTACACTCTTCGAGCGAGGGGCGATCAGGCCGCTGCAGTGATCGCCGCCGCCCGTCGGCACGGACTCCGCGTCCATCTATGGAAGGTCTGCTGGAATTTAGAGGGCCTGCCCGAAACTGAACTGCGCCGACTCGCCGCCGCCGGCGCACTTCAGAGCCGTGCCGATGGGGAGTGGATCCCGTGGTTGAATCCGGCCATCCCCGCAAACGCCGACCGGGAGCTGGCCGCGATCACCAACGCGGCCGCCCGATACAGCTTTGACGGAATCCATCTTGACTACATCCGCTGGCCCAGTAGCGACGCCGACTTCGGCCCCGCGACCCGGCGCGCGTTTGAGCAGTCCGTCGGCCGGCCCGTCGCCCGCTGGCCCGCGGACGTCCGCGGCGACGGCCCCCGCGCCGCCGAGTTCCGCCGTTGGCGCGCGGAAGTGATCTCCGCGTTCGTCCGCCGCGTACGTATCGAGCTCCAGCGCATCGCACCGGCGATGGCGCTGTCGGCGGCCGTCTTTGCGGACCCGACCGACTGTCCGCAAACGGTCGGCCAGGACTGGCCCCGCTGGTTGCGTGAAGGATGGGTGGACTTCGTTTGCCCGATGAACTACGACGAAAATCTCCGCCGGTTCGCAGCCCGCTGCGCTGCGCACGCGTCGCTGCCGCAGGCCGCCGGCCGGATTTGGCAGGGCATCGGCGCAAGCGCGAACGACTCCCAGCTGTTGGCCGACCAGGTCATCGAGCAGGTGATCGAAGCGCGCCGCAGTGGCGCCGCAGGATTCGTGCTCTTCGAGATGAGTCCAGAAGTACGCGAGCACGTGTTACCCATGCTGCGACTCGGCGTCACGGCGCCGCCGCCCTGA
- a CDS encoding lytic transglycosylase domain-containing protein, with protein sequence MWAVRALIRALRWPLAAGATVVLSTGIYWYWRIHRFDELLRNVAREYGADPNLLRAVIWRESRFNPMAIGRRGEIGLMQITPGAAADWAAAEGRPVPAIPELFLPSVNVRAGTWYLQRAVERWTPRADDPLPFALAEYNAGLTRAERWAASAATASQFWHRIEFPSTRRYIAAVLRHYRGTVIVSPPSDRARASSR encoded by the coding sequence ATGTGGGCGGTCCGAGCGCTGATCCGTGCGCTGCGCTGGCCACTCGCCGCCGGCGCAACAGTTGTCCTTTCGACCGGAATTTATTGGTATTGGCGGATCCACCGGTTCGACGAGCTTCTGCGAAACGTTGCGCGCGAATACGGCGCCGATCCCAATCTGCTCCGCGCCGTGATCTGGCGGGAGAGCCGATTCAACCCGATGGCGATCGGCCGGCGCGGCGAAATCGGTCTGATGCAGATCACCCCGGGCGCCGCGGCCGACTGGGCCGCTGCCGAGGGGCGCCCTGTTCCCGCCATCCCCGAACTGTTTCTGCCGTCGGTCAATGTCCGCGCGGGCACCTGGTACCTGCAGCGAGCGGTCGAGCGATGGACGCCGCGGGCGGACGACCCACTGCCCTTTGCGCTCGCGGAATACAACGCGGGCCTCACCCGCGCCGAACGCTGGGCGGCCAGCGCCGCGACCGCCAGTCAGTTTTGGCACCGTATTGAGTTCCCCTCCACCCGCCGCTACATCGCTGCGGTCCTGCGCCACTATCGCGGCACCGTCATCGTTTCCCCACCCTCGGACCGCGCCCGCGCGTCATCGCGATAG
- a CDS encoding zinc metallopeptidase, producing MITPSYWLFILPALILGMWATWRTQTTFNRYARVRARSGLTGAEAARALLDAEGLHDVRIERVGGFLTDHYDPRENVLRLSPGVHDSASLAAIGIACHEAGHALQKAADYGPLTIRSQLVPVTQIGSHLAFPIILLGLLLHRPGLFQFGLLLFAAVVAFTLITLPVEWNASARAKRLMVESGIVAPDEQPAASAVLDAAFLTYVASAVSAIMTLLYYLSLGSRRR from the coding sequence ATGATTACCCCCAGTTATTGGTTGTTCATTTTGCCGGCGCTGATCCTCGGCATGTGGGCGACCTGGCGTACCCAGACGACGTTCAACCGGTACGCGCGGGTCCGGGCCCGCAGTGGCCTCACCGGCGCGGAAGCGGCGCGCGCACTGCTCGATGCGGAAGGTCTCCACGACGTTCGCATCGAACGGGTTGGAGGCTTTCTCACCGATCACTACGACCCACGTGAGAACGTGCTGCGCCTCTCGCCCGGCGTGCACGACTCCGCCTCACTCGCCGCCATCGGAATTGCGTGCCACGAGGCCGGCCACGCCCTTCAGAAGGCCGCAGACTACGGTCCCTTGACGATCCGATCCCAGCTCGTGCCGGTGACCCAGATTGGCAGCCATCTGGCGTTCCCGATCATCCTGCTGGGTCTGTTGTTGCATCGGCCCGGCCTGTTTCAGTTCGGATTGTTACTCTTCGCTGCGGTCGTCGCATTCACACTGATCACGCTGCCCGTTGAATGGAATGCAAGCGCACGCGCGAAGCGTCTGATGGTGGAAAGCGGCATCGTTGCGCCGGATGAGCAACCGGCCGCATCGGCAGTCCTCGACGCAGCGTTCCTCACGTACGTCGCAAGCGCCGTTTCCGCAATCATGACGCTGCTCTACTATCTCTCGCTTGGCTCGCGCCGGCGTTGA